The genome window GCGGGCACCGGCATCGATCCTCAGCCTTATTTCCGCATCTTCAACCCCTACACCCAAACGGCGCGCTTCGATCCCGAAGGAGTTTATATTAAACAATATCTTCCCGAATTGCGCGATCTCCCGGCCAAACTCTTCGCCGACGAACGTTCTTTGCTGCAGTCGGACATCCCCGGCTATCCCCGGCCCGTCGTCTCGCACAAAGAGAGTTCCGCGAAGGCTCTCGAACACTTCCGTAAAGCCCTCTAACCAAACGCCATTTTTCCTCTACGAACCCGTGTGGGAATATTCTAAAATTCCCCCAAAACGGAAGGAAAAGCGTATGAAAGTCGTTCTCACCATCGCCGGTTCGGACAGCAGCGGCGGCGCGGGGATCCAGGCCGATCTCAAAACTTTTGAGGCGTTCGGAGTGTTCGGTGCATCGGCCATCACCGTGCTTACCGCCCAAAATACCCTCGGAGTCCAAAAAATCCATCCCCTTCCGGCTTCCTTCGTCGCCGAGCAGATCCGAAGCGTTACGGCCGATTTCGACGTTGCGGCGGTTAAAATCGGGATGCTCCATTCAACGCCGATCATCGAAACAGTCGCAGCGTTCGTCGAAACCCTTGATATCCCCGTCGTCCTCGATCCCGTCTGCGTCTCCAAAGCGGGTTCTAACCTCCTCGAAGACGATGCCCTCTCTTCGTTGCGCGAACTCAGTCGTATGGCGACCCTGACCACCCCGAATCTCCATGAGGCCTACCGTCTTTTCGGATACCTCAGCGGCGAGAGCGATTCGCTCGATGCCCTCATTGCCCATCCATCCCCGGTTCTTATCAAAAACCATGTCGTCGGCAACCTCAGTGCCGACCTCCTCTACTTTGGGCGCTCGAAACGGATTTTTACCGACGACCTGATCCCCTCGACCGACCTGCACGGCACCGGATGTTCGTACGCTTCGGCCATTGCCGCGTCGCTCGCTCTTGGGAATTCGCTCGAAGAATCGATCGTGCGCGCCAAACGCTTCATCACCGAAGCGATCCGCCGTGCTCCGCACATCGGGCACGGTCCGGGGCCCATCAACCACAAAGCGGGAGCACCGCATGCGTCTTAAAGGTCTCTATGCGATCACCGATGAAATCCTCACCCCCGATGCCACCCTCCCAGCCCAGGCAGAACAGGCACTGGCGGCAGGAGTCAAGATCCTTCAATACCGTAACAAAACCGCTTCTGATGCCGATTGCGAAGCGGTATGCATCAGACTTCAGAATCTTTGCCGGAGATACGGGGCAATTTTCATTATCGACGACCGACCCGAGTTAGCCCGGCGTATCGGTGCGGACGGCCTTCACATCGGCAAAGACGACATAACGCCTCATGAAGCCAGATCCATTTTTCCCGAAGGTATCATCGGGGTGTCGTGCTACGGGAGTATACGACGTGCCCTCGCCGCTCAAGAGGCCCTTGCCGATTACGTCGCCTTCGGATCGTTTTTTCTCTCCCCGACCAAGCCCCGTTCCGGGATCGTCCCGATCGATACTCTGAGCAAAGCCCGTAAAAGCCTGGGGATTCCGATCTGCGCGATCGGAGGTATAAACGATTCGAATATCGGCCGCATCGCCGCTTACTCCCCCGATATGATCAGTTGCGTCAGCGCAATCTGGAAAGGGCACATAGCCCGCAATGTCACCCATCTCATCCAAGGAATGACCCCATGAAACTCCGTCTTGCCATCGAATGGTTCCTCAACCCCGACCACCTCCCTTTCATCGTCGCCATGCGCAGAGGCTTTTTCGAGCGCCGCGGGATCGAATTTGTCCTCATCGAACCGACCGAGCACTACGACGGGCTTAGCGAACTGCTCGAAGGCAACATCGAACTTGCCACCAATGAGCCGCTTCATCTGATCGAGCAGTTCGACCACCGGTTTCTCTCTCTGGGACGCTTTTTCGAAACAGAAGGGGGCGTTTTGCTCAAAGCCTCGTCGTATGAAAAATTGCTTCAGGGGGAGACGATCACCGTCACGACTCCCGTCTCCAACCCTACCACCGACGCAATCGGCTATGAGATCATTCGCCGTTTTTATCTCAAAGCCGGGGTAAACGTTTACCGCGAACAGGTCGTCTTCGTCCCCAACGGTTTCGAACACATCCGTTATTTACAAGAAGGTGCCGACGCCGCATGGCTCTATTTTTACAATTTCGAAGGGATCGAAGCGGCTCATGCGGGACTGGATGTCCTCTATCTTGACGCGCGTAACGCGGGGTTCGCCAACTTCAGCGCACTGGATATATTCGTCAACCGCTCTTTTTATCAGCAGCACAAAGCCGAATGTTCCGCTTTTTTGCAGGCGGTGCGGGAATCGATCGCCTTTATCCGGACCTTTCCCGAAGAGGCGATGGAAGACTACTATGCCTATACCCAAACCGCCCCTTCCGCACTCAGCGACGATATTCTCCGATCGACGATCGGGTGTTTCGACGAGTATTTCGTCTCCGATCACCTCCGCTCCCTCCCGATTCTTGAATTTTTTACGGAAATCGGGATTACCGACCTCAAACCCGAACATTTCAAAACCGCGTTTCTGCACTGAGAGGAGCTTGCCATGCGCACACTGTTTTATCCGATTACCCTCTCGTGGGTCTTGTTGCTGGGCGGCTGCACGGCTGCATCGAACTCTCCCCTTCCCACCGTTGCGGCAGTCGATCTGGAACGCTACAGCGGCGAATGGATTGAAATCGCCCGGTACGAAAACCGTTTCGAGCGGGGATGCGCATCGGCAAGTGCCGAATACCGTCTCAACGGCGAATACGTTTCCATCACCAACAGATGCTACGATACTTCGGGAAAACAGACGGCCGAAGCTCTCGGTCGGGCCTACCCGGTTGCTGAAAGTTCCAATTCCAAACTCGAAGTCACGTTTTTCCGTCCGTTTTACGGCGACTACTGGGTCCTTATGCTGGCCCCGGATTACCGTTACAGCGTCGTCGGCGATCCGAAGCGCAAATACCTGTGGATTCTCGCCCGCACTCCTTCATTGTCCGAAAATGATAAAAGTGCCATTCTGGAACGTCTTCCGGCGCTGGGGTACGATCCGGCAAAACTGTATTGGTCACGTCCCATTCGGTAACGTTTCGCTTAAATCAATGCCCTGAAAGGAGTCCTAGCGCAGGCATCTATAGAAAACTTTAAACTTCTTCCCCTACAATACCCCCGCAACAACAGAAAAGAGAGAACAGACGATGGCGCTCAAACGGATCACGAATCTTTTATCATGGGTCGTAGTGATGGGGGTCATCGGGTATTTCGCCTACATGCGGGGATGGATACTCGCCGATTTCGAATCGGTATCCCCCGCAGAGGCCCAGGCGCTTTTACAAAAAGAGGGCGGAACCGTCCTTCTCGACGTCCGGACTCCCCAAGAGTTTGCTCAGGAGCGGATTGCGGGGGCTTCTTCGCTTCCTCTGGGCTCCCTCGAAGCCAATCTTCCCAAACTCGAACCGTTCAAAAACAAAACGATTGTCGTTTACTGCCAAAGCGGCATGCGCAGCGTCGCAGCGGCCCGCATCCTCCAGCGCAACGGGTTCAAACCGGTCAACCTTGAAGGGGGAATCGGGGCATGGGAAGGCGAAGGGCTGAAACTCGAGCACTGATTTGTTCGGTCTCGATTAAAGTTTTTTCGGCATCTGCCGATTTTAAAATATACCATTTAGAAAGGCTTCACAATGGATGCAGTATCTGGCAATACAATGAGCGGAACTGAACTGTTCGCCCTGAAAAAATCTATGGAAATCGAAGGCAACGGTGTAGCAACATTGTTGCAAAGTGCCGAAAAGTCGGCTGAACAGGCTCAAATGGCCGGACAAAATGTCAGCGGCGCAGGCGTAACCGGCGTCGGACAGAAAGTCGACGTAAAAGCCTAAATTTCCATCGCCCCGGGCGATGGAAAGCTCCTTTTCCTCTATTTATTACTTTACTTGTGACTTCATCGTTAGAATCGTTTTACTTTGTCTATATCCTCCGCTGCAACGACGGTACGTTGTATACCGGCATCGCCCGTGACGTCGAAAAACGTCTGGCCGAACATAACGGTTCGCCCAAAGGGGCAAAATACACCCGTTCGCGTCGTCCCCTCTTTCTTGCCTACCATGAATCCTGTTCTGACAAAAGCAGTGCGCTTAAGCGTGAAAAAGCAATCAAAAAAATGACCCGTTCCCAAAAAGAAGCCCTTTTAGAAAGCTCCAAGCAAATCTAGGAAATAATCCGTATACAAGCGGTAAAACGGCTTCATCGGCTCTTGTTTTCCGGTTCGGCTCGGCCAAGTTACCAAAGGTAAACGTTTCGGCCTTCAAACCGCAAATTCAGCCCTGTCCGCCATTCCCCTTGATCTATAGACTTAAATGGTAGTATTATTACATTCATGTCAAACACATTTAATAAAACTGTATCCGTTATCATTGCCTCCTACAACGGCGCATCCTATATCCGTGCCCAGCTCGAATCGATTGCGGCTCAGACCCTTCAGCCGGAGGAAATCATCGTTCAGGACGACTGTTCGAGCGACGATACGGTCGAAATCGTCCGGAGCTATCTCTCCCGTCTGCCGATCAGGCTGCACGTAAATCCTGAAAATCTCGGCTATGTCCGTAATTTCGAATCGGCTCTTGCCAAAGCACAGGGCGAATACATCGCGCTGTGCGATCAGGACGATGTCTGGGAGCCCCATAAACTTGAAACCCTCGTTAACGCCATCGGCAATAAGTCGCTGGTCTACAGCGATTCGTATTTGATCGATGCCCAAGGCAAGAGCATCGGGAAAACCCTCTCCCAGAAACTGCGCAACCGCTTTATCGCGGCCTCGACGCCCCTGTCGTTTGTCTATGACAACTGTGTTTCCGCCCATGCGATGCTGTTGCACCGTTCGCTGCTTCCTCACCTGTTTCCGTTCCCTTCGCGTATCCATTTCGATGCATGGATCGCGGCCTGCGCCGCATCGGCCGGAGGGATCGCCTACGTCGACGAGCCGCTGGTGGGATATCGCCAGCACGCGTCCAATACCCTCAGCTGCAACGGGCGCAAAAAGTGTTCGCTCTTCCATGAAATCGCCCGTAAGCACGCTAAAAAAGCTCAAGGGCATGCATCCAATTCCGAAGTGATTAACGAGCTCCTGCGCATTCCTACCCTCGAGCACAGTGACCGGGAGACCTTGATTCGTCTCAAAAAAGCGCACGATACCTTCCCTCACCGCTGGTTCAACCCTTCGATGCTCCGCCTGCTCCTGCGCAACCGTACCGCCCTTTTTGCAATCACACGCCGTCATCCTCTGGGACTGGCCGTCAAAAAGTCGATCGGGCTTAAGCTCTACCGCGCGCTCCCTTTTCTCTAATCACCCGAATCGGGAGCATATATGGCAATTTGCCAGATAATCGTTTACAAGCTACGATTCACTCTACACTACGGCTATGAACCGCCTGATTGAACGAACCGAAACGATCACCCTTTTTTTCCGTCTCTATTTTCTCTATGCGGATATCGCATCACGCCAAAAGAAAACTGAAGAAGAACGTTCCCGCATGAACGCTTATAAAAGTCTCATGCGTAAACTGGCATACTTATCCCGTTTCCATGGCATCGGTGCTTCGGAACTGTGCGCCGCCGTTCGCGACGCACACAAAGAGGCCGCTGCCGCCTATACGAAGGTCTTTGGTGAAGTGATCGGTGAAACGCTCACTTTCATTCATGAGCATGTGCTGTTAGATGTCAAAGAGGATTCTTCTTTGCATGAAAGGTACGCATGATGATCCGTCTACTCAAAAGATTGTTTCGGATCCGTCCGAAAGGCCATAAGGAATACCGTATCACGAACCTCACGTTCGGATGCGTGGAATAAAACTCCCCTCGAAAAGAGGGGTCTCACGCCATTACGTTAAGATTCATCCCCTTACCCGTCATCTCTGCCGCCAACGATGAAATGTTGCTCAACGATTCCTCGCGGTTTTTTTTCAGTTCGGAAGCCAGCATCTCCATGACCGCTTCGGTCGCGGGACGATTAGACTGCATGGAAGATTCTGCGATACTGTTTGCTTCCAGAGGTGTCGGGGCTTGATGGGAAGTGGTAATCTGCATCATTGTCGGTTCCTTGAATCACGGCTCATCTAAAGAGCCAAAACAGTATTTTTTTATGGATTTATACCAAATTTATGTTGCAAAACCAAATAAAAAAGCGATGAAACGTCTGTCCCGGCTTTATACTTTGTCCGAGACCTGATCTTCGGGACGAACGAAGAGCTTTTCAAAAATCTGGCGGGCAAGGCTCCAGCGGTTTTCTTTGGCATTGAGCATAATAATGAGACAGTCCTTCCCGTCTTTTTGTGCGCGGGCGATGAGGCACGGCCCTGCTTTGGAAGTGTAGCCCGTTTTGACCCCTACGGCGTATTCATAGCGGTTGAGGAGATGATTGTGTGTCTTGGCGACAAAGGGGCGTCCTGAAATAAGCTCGGCATATTCGTGCCGGTTCATCCGGGTGATTTCGTTAAAACGGGGATTCTGAATCGCGTATTCGGCCAGCCGCAGCAGATCGATCGGAGTCGAATGGTGGTTGCCGATGTCGTAGCCGCACGGATTGGTGAATACGGTGTTGCTCATCCCAAGCTGCAAGGCTTTGGCGTTCATCATTTCAACAAATTTCTCGACGCTTCCGCCCACCGCGACCGCGATCGCCATCGCCGCGTCGTTGTCCGACTCGATCATGGCCGCCTTGATGAGATCATCGAGGACCACCATTTCCCCTTCCCGGTATCCCGCTTTGGTCGGTTCGACCCGGATCATTTCGGCGGTAATCACGACGGGGCGGTAAAGATACCCCTGTTCAAGCGCCAGTATAGCGGTCATGATTTTGGTCAGGCTGGCGGGTTTGACCTCTTTGAACGCTTCTTTGGAATAGACCATCGCATCGGATTTGAGATCCTTGACGATCAGCGCGTCGACTTTGAGTCTGTCCATTTCGTCTTTGTCGATCTGGGCGTTGAGGGAAAAAGCGAACAAGATCGCTATCGGAAAAAAATATCGGCTCATCATGCTGAAAAAAAACTCTTGCTTCGGAAATACTCTCTCCTAATAATGGCAAAAAAAACTTCAACATCCGATGATTCGACTTCTGCAGATCCCCTCTTGCACAGGTAATGTCCCGTATTTACCCATCCGAAGAGCCATTTTTATCCGCCTCCGCCGCTATCCCTGCTTTTGAAATTGGCAAAGGCCCCTTCCACGCTCATGGTGCTTTTGTAGCGTGACGGGGTCAGTTTGACGCTTTTGGTTTTCAGATTGCATACCGCGATCCGAAAATAAGAACCGGTAAAGGGCTCGACGATGCAGACGATATTTCCGTCCACTTCGCGCGTAGCATGGATAATTCCCTGCAGATTCGGGAAAAAATACTTCGGATAACTCAGCGGCGTGATCTCCACCACTTCAGCATACATGTTTTTATCGAGCGTCTCGGCGATCATCCTCGCATCGTCGTAATGATCGAACTGTACACACCAGTCGTCGAAAGTTTTGTTGAAATGCCGTAAATCCTCATCCAAAAAACCGCCGGCGGGAGACTGCAATGCATAAATACTCAATAGTGTAAACCTTCTCGTTGATGTGCCTGACCCATGCAAAAAACACGCGATCGTAAAAACCGCTCCGATTCGCGTGAACAATTTTGCGATTGTGTAATTTTATCAGGGGGAGCATTCAACAATCAAGTGGGGCGATCAACTCTCTGCGCCGCAACCGCAGCCGCTTACCATCCCGATCACGTAG of Sulfuricurvum sp. IAE1 contains these proteins:
- the thiD gene encoding bifunctional hydroxymethylpyrimidine kinase/phosphomethylpyrimidine kinase; this translates as MKVVLTIAGSDSSGGAGIQADLKTFEAFGVFGASAITVLTAQNTLGVQKIHPLPASFVAEQIRSVTADFDVAAVKIGMLHSTPIIETVAAFVETLDIPVVLDPVCVSKAGSNLLEDDALSSLRELSRMATLTTPNLHEAYRLFGYLSGESDSLDALIAHPSPVLIKNHVVGNLSADLLYFGRSKRIFTDDLIPSTDLHGTGCSYASAIAASLALGNSLEESIVRAKRFITEAIRRAPHIGHGPGPINHKAGAPHAS
- the thiE gene encoding thiamine phosphate synthase, with product MRLKGLYAITDEILTPDATLPAQAEQALAAGVKILQYRNKTASDADCEAVCIRLQNLCRRYGAIFIIDDRPELARRIGADGLHIGKDDITPHEARSIFPEGIIGVSCYGSIRRALAAQEALADYVAFGSFFLSPTKPRSGIVPIDTLSKARKSLGIPICAIGGINDSNIGRIAAYSPDMISCVSAIWKGHIARNVTHLIQGMTP
- a CDS encoding ABC transporter substrate-binding protein, with protein sequence MKLRLAIEWFLNPDHLPFIVAMRRGFFERRGIEFVLIEPTEHYDGLSELLEGNIELATNEPLHLIEQFDHRFLSLGRFFETEGGVLLKASSYEKLLQGETITVTTPVSNPTTDAIGYEIIRRFYLKAGVNVYREQVVFVPNGFEHIRYLQEGADAAWLYFYNFEGIEAAHAGLDVLYLDARNAGFANFSALDIFVNRSFYQQHKAECSAFLQAVRESIAFIRTFPEEAMEDYYAYTQTAPSALSDDILRSTIGCFDEYFVSDHLRSLPILEFFTEIGITDLKPEHFKTAFLH
- a CDS encoding lipocalin family protein, whose product is MRTLFYPITLSWVLLLGGCTAASNSPLPTVAAVDLERYSGEWIEIARYENRFERGCASASAEYRLNGEYVSITNRCYDTSGKQTAEALGRAYPVAESSNSKLEVTFFRPFYGDYWVLMLAPDYRYSVVGDPKRKYLWILARTPSLSENDKSAILERLPALGYDPAKLYWSRPIR
- a CDS encoding rhodanese-like domain-containing protein, with amino-acid sequence MALKRITNLLSWVVVMGVIGYFAYMRGWILADFESVSPAEAQALLQKEGGTVLLDVRTPQEFAQERIAGASSLPLGSLEANLPKLEPFKNKTIVVYCQSGMRSVAAARILQRNGFKPVNLEGGIGAWEGEGLKLEH
- a CDS encoding GIY-YIG nuclease family protein gives rise to the protein MTSSLESFYFVYILRCNDGTLYTGIARDVEKRLAEHNGSPKGAKYTRSRRPLFLAYHESCSDKSSALKREKAIKKMTRSQKEALLESSKQI
- a CDS encoding glycosyltransferase family 2 protein, which encodes MSNTFNKTVSVIIASYNGASYIRAQLESIAAQTLQPEEIIVQDDCSSDDTVEIVRSYLSRLPIRLHVNPENLGYVRNFESALAKAQGEYIALCDQDDVWEPHKLETLVNAIGNKSLVYSDSYLIDAQGKSIGKTLSQKLRNRFIAASTPLSFVYDNCVSAHAMLLHRSLLPHLFPFPSRIHFDAWIAACAASAGGIAYVDEPLVGYRQHASNTLSCNGRKKCSLFHEIARKHAKKAQGHASNSEVINELLRIPTLEHSDRETLIRLKKAHDTFPHRWFNPSMLRLLLRNRTALFAITRRHPLGLAVKKSIGLKLYRALPFL
- a CDS encoding D-alanyl-D-alanine carboxypeptidase family protein, whose protein sequence is MMSRYFFPIAILFAFSLNAQIDKDEMDRLKVDALIVKDLKSDAMVYSKEAFKEVKPASLTKIMTAILALEQGYLYRPVVITAEMIRVEPTKAGYREGEMVVLDDLIKAAMIESDNDAAMAIAVAVGGSVEKFVEMMNAKALQLGMSNTVFTNPCGYDIGNHHSTPIDLLRLAEYAIQNPRFNEITRMNRHEYAELISGRPFVAKTHNHLLNRYEYAVGVKTGYTSKAGPCLIARAQKDGKDCLIIMLNAKENRWSLARQIFEKLFVRPEDQVSDKV